The sequence GATCACCATCTGGCAGGGCGTTCCCGACAGCGTCATCGCCGCCCTTGCCAAAAAGCACCCGAAAATCACCTCTTCCGGTGCACCCAGCATGTCTGACAAATTCGAAATGTCGCCCACCACTCCCAAAGAGAAAAAGAGCTTTCTTCAACGCTTCAAGAAAGAAGAACGTGAAGCCGAAAAACGCAAAAAAGCCGGCGAAGAAGAGAAACCCGCCATCCCCAGCTTCAACCTTCCCACCGCACCCACCTCCACTCCTGACCCTGCTGCACCAGGCGTCCCCGCCGCACCCACCAGCAGTCAGATGCCCGTTGAAGGTGTCACTCCGCTTCCTGGTGAGGCCCCTCAAGGTCAGTTGCCCCTCCCTCAATAAGGATCCTCTCTTAAACTCGGGCGCCACCATGCATCGTTGCCTCCTCCTCTGCCTGCTGGCGTTGTCATTGTCAAACCAGTCCGTTCACGCCCAACAGCCCAACCCAACTCCCATGGCCCTTGTCCTACCAACGGACAACGATGGCCTGCTGCGCAGCGACGAACCGGGATTCTACATGTTCGTCGACCGTAACTTCGAAAAACAAACCTCCACCCCGTGGGAAGGCGGACAATACGGCTACGTTCGCGGTCCGGTCCGACTCGGTTCCAAAGTGGTCCTCATGGCCTTCCATGAAGGACTCGACATCGCCCCGCTCAAGCGCGATGCCAACGGCACCCCCCTCGACCAAGTGCGCAGCATCTCCCACGGCGAAGTCGTCCACGTCAGCGATCAGCCCGGCGCCAGCAACTACGGACGTTATGTCGTCATCCGTCACGACTGGACCGATGGCGCCTTCTACTCCCTCTACGCCCACCTCGCCCGCGTCGACGTTCAACCCGGTCGCCCCGTCCTCCCCGGCACGCCCATCGGCATCCTCGGCTACAGCGGGGTTGGACTCGACAAACGCCGCTCCCACCTCCACCTCGAGCTCAACCTGTTCCTCAGCAGCCGCTTCAACGAATGGCACGAAAAAAACTTCCGTCCCAGCCCCAACGCCCACGGCCTTTACAACGGGCTCAACCTCGCCGGCATGGACCTCGCCCGCCTCTATCTTGAGCGTCAGAAAAACCCCACCCTAAGCGTCTCCCAATTCGTTCGCACCCAAGAGCCCGAGTGGAAGGTCATCGTCCCGCGACGCAACACCACCCTCGAACTCCTGCAAAACTACCCTTGGCTCGGCGAAGACACCGCCCGCCCCTCGCCCTCGTGGGAAATCAGCCTCAGCGGCTCCGGCCTTCCCCTCCACATCCGCCCCGTCGACCAGTCCGTCACCCAGCCCCAGGTTAGCTGGGTAAAAGACACCGGCATCCCTCACGTTTATCATACCCGCAAACACGTCAGCGGCAGCGGCGGCAAAGGCACCCTAACCGCCAGCGGCATCCGTCATGTCGAACTCATCACCAGCGACTTCCTCATCGCCGCCCCGAAGTAGTATTCCATCAAATCCGTCCCATCGGGACAACTCATAAGAGCCCGGCACAAGGTGCCGGGTCCTAATCCACAGAACCCCGCGCCCTGTCAGGACGCTTCATGGGTGCCGGTTCTCATCGCCCATTACCCTCACTCACCTCCCGACGGCAGGATAAAATCAGGGATGCTGTGACAAAGACCCTCACCGTCGGCTTCTTCGACAATCTGCTCATCCGTTGCAGGCTCCGCCTCCAGGACCACAGTCTGTCCAGACAACATTGCAAAATTCACCTCGGCCTTGTATTTTTAGAAGAGCGTGTGCAAATGCAAGGAATGACCGAGAGGGTTGTTGCAAAAGCGCTGATGATTACAAGTTCGACAGCTGACCATTTCTAGCCACAAGCACTCGTTCAGATGAATAGATATTCCGCATATTTTCTTGTATTTAGTGCGTTTCTTCCTCTTGTTTCTTGTCATTCACTTGGGGAGATTACCAGTAGATTGATCAATGAAGGCCCTCCAAAACTCGAGTCAATACAGCTTGATGGCGACAGCATCATCTCCGTTTATACGCTAAAGGAAAAAACGTATAAAAAAGAATTTAGAACAAACAACGTTTTAACAAAATCCGTTGTTTATCATGATGATGGCTCAACTTACGTCATCACTGAATACAAAGATGGAATCCGCATAGAGCAGAGAATATTTTCCAGAACCGGAAGTTTAAAATCCCTATCAAAGTTTGAACCCCCAAAGTCGCGAATCATATCCAAGGTGGAATATCATGAAGATGGTTCCGTGAAAAAATTGAATCAATTTTAGCTCTGCCACACTTTTCATTTAATCCTATCATTGATGAAACCCACATGGCCAATTTCATACGATCCACCGAATCTGTTCGCGCATAATTTTTGCAATAGTGGCGAGGTTAAAGCTGAGCTTTTGATCGATCTAGAAAACGAATTAATGCAGTTTTTCAATAGCTCACTCCAGCTTGGAGGATGGAATCTTCCAGAACAGGAAATGCGCTATATCATACATAAAATAGTCGATGGTTTTTACGATACCGCATTAAAATTTCCCATATTCGGCCTGGCCAACGATCCTCCAAAATTTGTTAGATGCTCGTATCGCAGCACTTGGCGGCAGCTATGTGGTATGACGAATGCGCGCGCTTTGGAGTCGCTGATGTCATAATTTCGACAAATGGGGGACACTATAGAAAAGGGCAATTCAGGAATGCGCCGATGGACTTGCTGAAATGCCGTGTATCCAAGACACTTATTCTGATAAGGAACAAAGCGACTTCATGAAGCAATGTGTCGAAGGCAATCTAAGAGAGAGGAGTTACCTATGATCATCGATGACTCGGACGCCGACCAATGGCTGAGCAAGGTTTCGGACTTGGATCCGATCAACAATCGAAATGACCAAAAAGTTTTTGTCATTACCGCTGTTGAATGGGCCGACAAGCGTTTTGCAGAGATCACAGAAATCGAAATGCGAGAATACATTTCAAAACGCGATTGTTATTGGATCGCAAACAGAATTTTAAAGAGGGACAAGCCCTCGGTTTTGCGCCCTCCTGCGATGCTTGTATGCTCAGTAATTCAAATAGTCTTTTGTGCACTACAAGTTCACAAGGAGAAAAATCAAGAGTCCAAAGATGAATAGGCTCAGCTTTCAGATGTGGCTGAGCTCTGGGCTAGAATCCGTCCGAGCCTAACAGAATCGATCTCGGAAACTGTTGGATTCGTCTGCATGCTGACATTTTCAACAAAGTGATCGCTTCGCAGTATTACCCTCTGGAAAACGAATCCCAAAAACACCTGGGCACTGAACTTCGGCAGCCAATCTGGCAACTCCCCCACTCAGCTTCTCACAACAACTGCTGCGCCATCGCCATTGCCCCCAAAATCCCTGCTTGATCCCCCAAACCCGGAGGCACTACATAATCCCTAACCCCCTCCATCAGTTCATAGGTCTGCAAATACCCGTTCAGCACCCGCTGCAACTCCTCCTGGATCATCGGAAACAACTGCGTTTGATGCATCACTCCGCCACCGAGAATAATCCGCTGCGGCGACAACGTCAGCGTCAAATTCGCCAGCGCCAGCGCCATCAAGGTGGAAAACTCGCCCCAGCACTCGTGCTCAGCCGGAAAATTCTCCGCCGGTGCCCCCCATCGCGCCGCAATGGCCGGACCACTCAACAAACCTTCCACACAGCTGCCATGAAAAGGGCAAACGCCGTCCGGTTCCGGCGCATCCGACATGATCGCCGGAATGAACAAATGCCCGATCTCCGGATGCATCGCGCCATGCAAAGGCTTGCCATTGATCAAAACCCCGCCACCCACGCCCGTGCCCACCGTGATGTAGATCAACGGATCACACTGCCGCCCATTGCCCCAGGTATATTCGCCCAGCGCCGCCGCATTCACATCCGTATCAATCGCCATCGGCACATGAAACACATCCCGCAACGATCCCAATAAATCCGTATACTTCCACCCCTCTTTCGGCGTCGTCGTGATGTAGCCGTAGGTGTCGCTGTTCTTGTTCAGATCCAAAGGCCCAAAGGCACCGATGCCGAGCGCGTTGAATTTGCCAACCTGACGCGCCCCATGGTCAAAAAACGCAATCACCTCCCGCATCGTCTCCATCGGTGTAGTGGTTTCGATGCGCGTGCTCAGGCGGATGTCATCCGGACCCGTTCCAATTGCGCAATTGAACTTGGTTCCGCCCGCTTCAATGGCGGCGATTAAATCGTTTTTCATGTGGGGAGAGAAAAAAATTAGACCGCCTGCAACGAATGCGAATCCTTCAAACCAAGGCTCGCATAGATGTCACGGGTGGCACCGCTTTTGTTAAGCGTATAAAAATGAATGCCGTCGACACCGTTGTCGAGCAAATCCGCACATTGCTCCGTCGCGTAATGCACGCCAACCCGCTGCACCGCATCCTCATCCTTGCCACAACGTGCAATCGCCTTCAGCAGCTTGGCGGGATACCGCGCACCCGCCGCCAGTTCCGCCATGCGCTGCATCCCGGAGGCACTCGTCACCGGCATGATCCCGGCAATGATCGGCACATGAATGCCCGCCAGATGACACCGATCCCGGAAATCAAAAAAGTCGCGGTTATCAAAAAACAATTGCGTGCAAATGTAGTCCGCTCCCGCGTCGACCTTTGCCTTCAGATAGTCCATCTCCATCAAGCGGTTCGGCGTCCCCGGATGTCCCTCAGGAAATCCCGCCACCCCAATCCCAAACCCACGGCTGTCGGAATGCCCCTTAAAATTGCGGATGAACTTCACCAGATCCGCCGCGTGCTGAAAAGCATCGTTCGCCCGCACATACCCCTCCAAATTCTTCGGCGGATCACCCCCGAGCGCCAAAATGTTGCTCACGCCCGCCTCCGCATATCGCTCCAAAATCGCCTCGATGTCCGAATCGCCATGACACACACAGGTCAAGTGCGGCACCGCATCCAGCGTGGTCGACTGATTGATGCGCACCACCAGATCATGCGTCAGTTCGCGCGTCGTTCCACCCGCGCCATAAGTGACACTCACAAATGCCGGCTTGTAAGCCTCCAGTTCACTGATCGTCTCATACAACGCCAGTGAAGCCGCTTCCGTTTTCGGCGGAAAAAACTCAAAGGAAAAAGTCGGGCGTTGGGTGGCAAAAATATCCTGAACGTGCATGGCTAATGATCCTATCAAGCGAAACGAAGACCGCAACCAATGTCCGCGTCACCTTTTCATTTCAATTCAATTCAATTCCAAGGGATTGCATTGCAATAAACTAAGGCTTGAGCACTTGGCTGGCGAGAACCCCGCTGCCATCATTCGACGCAGGTTCTATTCCAAGCGTTGCACATACCAGCCCGTAAATTTCCACGTTCTCAAAAGGTGCCAGCCTCACTCCCGATTGAAACGCCGACCCCGACGCCACAAACGCCGCGCCCATCGATGGCAAATCCGGATCAAATCCATGCGTGGCCTTCAAAAACGAGTTCCGCAGCCCCTCGCTCATCAAAGGCCTTTTCACAAAAAACCACCCCTCATCCGCGATCAAAATCACCGGAGGAATGCGCCGGTGATCTCGAAAATGCAGCCGCTCCGGCACCTCTTCTTTCAAATAGACCTGAAAATGCTTCTGCTCCTTGCGCAAACGCTCCACCATCGCCGCCGCCGTCTCCCCGCCTTCTTTCGGACGCACCCCCGCCACCGCGCCGGCAAAATCGATGTCCACCTTCTCGGTGTCCATCAACGACCCCATCGCGATCGTCCTGTCGGGATGAAGATCCGTCATGCCGTGATCCGATACACAAACCAGCTGCACCACATGACTCAACTTCAGCTCGTCAATCCCCTTCACCAACTGGCCCAGCGCGGCGTCCACGACTTGCACTGCCTCCGCCACCTGGGCCGAATCCACGCCAAACTTGTGCCCCGCCGAGTCCGCCTCATGAAAATACAACGTCACCAAACCCGGCCTCTCCCCTTTGGGACGACGCAGCCAGTCCAGCACCGTGCGAACCCGCTCCTCCGCCGTCACCTTGCCGTCATAGCGTCGCCATTCATCCGGCCTCCGACCGCCAATCTCCGCCTCAGACCCCGGCCAAAACATGCAGGCCGACTTCATTCCGTGTTTCTGCACTGTCAGCCACACCGGCTCCCCCTCCCACCAGCGTCCGTCTGCCACCGCCGGACTCCCCAACGCGAAACTAGCGTCAAAAACCGGAT comes from Phragmitibacter flavus and encodes:
- a CDS encoding ROK family protein, which produces MKNDLIAAIEAGGTKFNCAIGTGPDDIRLSTRIETTTPMETMREVIAFFDHGARQVGKFNALGIGAFGPLDLNKNSDTYGYITTTPKEGWKYTDLLGSLRDVFHVPMAIDTDVNAAALGEYTWGNGRQCDPLIYITVGTGVGGGVLINGKPLHGAMHPEIGHLFIPAIMSDAPEPDGVCPFHGSCVEGLLSGPAIAARWGAPAENFPAEHECWGEFSTLMALALANLTLTLSPQRIILGGGVMHQTQLFPMIQEELQRVLNGYLQTYELMEGVRDYVVPPGLGDQAGILGAMAMAQQLL
- the metF gene encoding methylenetetrahydrofolate reductase [NAD(P)H] translates to MHVQDIFATQRPTFSFEFFPPKTEAASLALYETISELEAYKPAFVSVTYGAGGTTRELTHDLVVRINQSTTLDAVPHLTCVCHGDSDIEAILERYAEAGVSNILALGGDPPKNLEGYVRANDAFQHAADLVKFIRNFKGHSDSRGFGIGVAGFPEGHPGTPNRLMEMDYLKAKVDAGADYICTQLFFDNRDFFDFRDRCHLAGIHVPIIAGIMPVTSASGMQRMAELAAGARYPAKLLKAIARCGKDEDAVQRVGVHYATEQCADLLDNGVDGIHFYTLNKSGATRDIYASLGLKDSHSLQAV
- a CDS encoding ectonucleotide pyrophosphatase/phosphodiesterase, giving the protein MKASRVYVFLVVAACLAFGAFWWLNERREGAVVEPKDRIVILVGLDGFRSDYLEKYQPPVLSRLAKGGVTAEKMVGSFPTLTFPNFFTLATGLRPQKHGIINNNMYDPVFDASFALGSPAVADGRWWEGEPVWLTVQKHGMKSACMFWPGSEAEIGGRRPDEWRRYDGKVTAEERVRTVLDWLRRPKGERPGLVTLYFHEADSAGHKFGVDSAQVAEAVQVVDAALGQLVKGIDELKLSHVVQLVCVSDHGMTDLHPDRTIAMGSLMDTEKVDIDFAGAVAGVRPKEGGETAAAMVERLRKEQKHFQVYLKEEVPERLHFRDHRRIPPVILIADEGWFFVKRPLMSEGLRNSFLKATHGFDPDLPSMGAAFVASGSAFQSGVRLAPFENVEIYGLVCATLGIEPASNDGSGVLASQVLKP
- a CDS encoding M23 family metallopeptidase — encoded protein: MHRCLLLCLLALSLSNQSVHAQQPNPTPMALVLPTDNDGLLRSDEPGFYMFVDRNFEKQTSTPWEGGQYGYVRGPVRLGSKVVLMAFHEGLDIAPLKRDANGTPLDQVRSISHGEVVHVSDQPGASNYGRYVVIRHDWTDGAFYSLYAHLARVDVQPGRPVLPGTPIGILGYSGVGLDKRRSHLHLELNLFLSSRFNEWHEKNFRPSPNAHGLYNGLNLAGMDLARLYLERQKNPTLSVSQFVRTQEPEWKVIVPRRNTTLELLQNYPWLGEDTARPSPSWEISLSGSGLPLHIRPVDQSVTQPQVSWVKDTGIPHVYHTRKHVSGSGGKGTLTASGIRHVELITSDFLIAAPK